The Haloplanus natans DSM 17983 genome has a segment encoding these proteins:
- a CDS encoding MucR family transcriptional regulator has translation MSVRDKLEDMAETRETFEDARDEFHRYTRSFAADVERKRDVSELEAAAADFRTDIGQTQASFETYGRAFQADVDARRDEIGQVRDAFSAFGDEFAADVAAIRDVSALHAAISELRSEMNATGEAFGAYATEFAADVDAIRDVTALLDAIEEQRAAFAAEAESFTAYADAFESDVVDREAGIDAVADAFDAYTAEFHSEDVQDLLDAISALCSDIETLQSEFDATEATFAAYVSTFYGAAETSTAEAPAGKQVSDDDTAAPDGPIDIPVETNDPESAPASDDETGTSIANETDDNSSPSTRAATSTESDGDGSHSVGDDEVEPEDGVECLECGEYYQAITDSHLRTHDMTLDEYRDEYGDDVPLRPEDSQ, from the coding sequence ATGAGCGTACGAGACAAGCTTGAGGATATGGCTGAAACCCGCGAGACGTTCGAGGACGCACGAGATGAGTTCCATCGGTACACGCGTTCGTTCGCCGCCGACGTAGAGCGGAAACGCGACGTGAGCGAGTTAGAAGCTGCCGCCGCCGACTTCCGTACGGACATCGGACAGACGCAAGCGTCGTTCGAAACCTACGGTCGGGCGTTCCAAGCCGATGTCGACGCCCGCCGCGACGAGATTGGACAGGTACGGGACGCATTCTCGGCCTTCGGAGACGAATTCGCGGCGGACGTGGCGGCAATCAGAGACGTGAGCGCGTTGCACGCTGCCATCAGTGAACTGCGTTCGGAGATGAACGCGACTGGAGAGGCTTTCGGGGCGTACGCGACGGAGTTCGCCGCTGACGTCGACGCGATCCGCGACGTTACCGCGCTCCTCGACGCAATCGAAGAACAACGGGCCGCATTCGCCGCCGAAGCGGAGTCTTTCACTGCATACGCCGACGCGTTCGAGTCGGACGTTGTCGATCGCGAGGCCGGCATCGACGCGGTTGCCGACGCGTTCGACGCATACACCGCGGAGTTCCACTCCGAGGACGTCCAAGACCTGCTCGACGCCATCTCTGCGCTGTGCAGTGACATCGAAACGCTACAGTCGGAATTCGACGCGACGGAGGCGACTTTCGCCGCGTACGTCAGTACGTTCTACGGGGCGGCCGAAACGTCGACGGCTGAAGCTCCGGCCGGCAAGCAGGTGAGTGACGACGACACGGCCGCACCTGACGGGCCAATCGACATCCCGGTCGAGACAAACGACCCAGAGTCGGCCCCGGCGAGCGATGATGAGACCGGAACCAGTATCGCCAACGAAACCGACGACAATAGTTCACCGTCGACTCGAGCGGCGACGAGTACCGAGAGCGACGGCGACGGAAGCCACTCGGTTGGCGATGACGAGGTCGAGCCCGAAGACGGCGTAGAATGCTTGGAATGTGGCGAGTACTATCAGGCAATCACCGACTCGCACCTGCGAACGCACGATATGACGCTCGATGAGTACCGTGACGAGTACGGCGATGACGTGCCACTCCGGCCGGAGGATAGCCAATGA
- the gvpG gene encoding gas vesicle protein GvpG, translating to MLILDDLLIRPFVSLLDILHTMALDRTYDTSAIRDELKENQLLYEIGERPEAEYRRRKQELERKLSMAEEIQEQMRDRIQVKR from the coding sequence ATGCTCATACTCGACGACCTCCTGATCAGACCGTTCGTCTCTCTGCTGGACATCCTCCACACTATGGCCCTCGATCGGACGTACGATACGAGCGCGATCCGGGACGAGCTTAAGGAGAATCAGCTGCTGTACGAGATCGGTGAGCGTCCGGAGGCGGAGTATCGGCGGCGGAAACAGGAACTCGAACGGAAGCTCTCGATGGCAGAAGAAATACAGGAACAGATGCGAGATCGGATCCAAGTGAAACGATAA
- the gvpO gene encoding gas vesicle protein GvpO — MTEQPSDAGNPTDAKGDQPAERVGEARDGDEAPESTPPTGHDDTAADTPSTFGISDAQQRAREAAAELLEHEFEGIIKVEPDDNRWRTVVEVVERRAVPDTQDIIGRYQISLDNDGGVTGYELLARYKRSDMKEEF, encoded by the coding sequence ATGACCGAGCAACCGAGCGACGCTGGTAATCCGACCGATGCGAAAGGCGACCAGCCGGCAGAACGAGTCGGAGAAGCCAGAGATGGCGACGAGGCGCCGGAATCGACGCCACCAACAGGACACGACGACACCGCCGCCGATACGCCGTCGACGTTCGGCATCAGTGACGCACAACAGAGAGCTCGGGAAGCCGCCGCCGAGCTCTTAGAACACGAATTCGAGGGAATCATCAAGGTTGAGCCCGACGACAACCGCTGGCGAACGGTAGTCGAAGTCGTCGAGCGCCGCGCCGTCCCCGACACTCAGGACATCATCGGGCGGTATCAAATTTCGCTCGACAACGACGGGGGCGTCACTGGCTACGAACTGCTTGCCCGGTACAAACGGAGTGACATGAAAGAAGAGTTCTAG
- a CDS encoding archaea-specific SMC-related protein, which yields MSQRTSTASAAVHVENIGGITEVDVELAPGTTLLTGHNATNRTSFLRAVMAVCGSDDVAIKSDADEGSVSLDLDGETYFRRLSRQGRGTTLDGEPYLEDATVADLFAFLLESNDARQAAVNHDNLRELIIRPIDTEAIESRIRDLQTERDRLDDRLDSLSDLEDERHRLELRRDELEDRIDELETRREELEVKIEAAESSVDAEQESQRELESVLEDLQSVQSEIEQVRFRIETERESIESLREEQQEVNDTLDSLEPIETGDDPSVRISQLRSHIEDLNETITELQTIVQFNSEALEGSRIDVVEEAFDTDDDEALTDQLVDTNEVRCWTCGSEVDRTQIEETTAQLRELRNTKRERREELRSELEEAIEARNERKQRAERRSELENRQARIDAELEQRTSDISELEEKRDSLIEDAKRLEDRAESLRDQTQADLLDSHTELNQCEFSLEQCYDERAEIDEELADIESELSQREDLREQREQATEALQDARTRIKDIETAAVDSFNQEMADVIDLLAYENIERVWLERVEQSVRKGRQTVSEGRFELHIVRESAAGAAYEDTIDHLSESEREVIGLVFALAGYLVHEVYKTIPFMLLDSVEALDAPRIGRLIDHFEQYPTFLIVALLSEDAQALEASYDRVTWD from the coding sequence ATGTCTCAACGAACGTCCACTGCATCGGCAGCCGTCCACGTGGAGAACATCGGAGGGATTACCGAGGTCGATGTCGAACTCGCCCCCGGCACAACGCTTTTGACCGGGCATAACGCGACGAATCGGACATCGTTCCTCCGAGCAGTTATGGCGGTCTGTGGAAGCGACGATGTCGCAATAAAAAGCGACGCCGACGAAGGCTCGGTCAGCCTCGACCTCGACGGCGAGACGTATTTCCGGCGTCTCTCTCGGCAGGGGCGAGGCACAACGCTGGACGGCGAGCCGTACTTGGAGGATGCCACCGTCGCAGACCTCTTTGCGTTCTTGTTGGAGTCGAACGACGCCAGGCAGGCAGCCGTCAACCACGACAACCTCCGAGAGCTAATTATTCGGCCGATCGATACAGAGGCCATCGAGTCGCGGATTCGGGACCTACAGACGGAGCGAGATCGTCTCGACGATCGTCTCGATTCGCTGTCTGATCTCGAGGACGAGCGGCATCGTCTCGAACTTCGACGTGACGAGCTCGAGGACCGAATCGACGAACTCGAGACGCGTCGCGAGGAACTGGAGGTCAAAATAGAGGCGGCAGAATCCAGCGTCGATGCAGAACAGGAGAGTCAGCGCGAACTCGAGTCGGTGCTCGAGGATCTGCAGTCCGTCCAATCGGAGATAGAGCAGGTTCGGTTCAGGATCGAGACGGAGCGCGAGAGCATCGAATCACTCCGTGAGGAACAACAGGAGGTCAACGACACCCTCGACAGCCTCGAGCCGATCGAGACGGGTGACGATCCCTCGGTGCGCATCAGTCAACTTCGAAGTCACATCGAGGACCTCAACGAGACAATCACCGAACTCCAGACGATCGTTCAATTCAATTCGGAGGCGCTCGAAGGCTCGCGTATCGACGTAGTTGAGGAGGCGTTCGACACGGACGACGACGAGGCGCTAACTGACCAACTTGTTGATACTAACGAGGTGCGCTGCTGGACGTGTGGTTCGGAAGTGGACCGCACGCAGATCGAAGAGACGACCGCACAACTCCGTGAGTTGCGGAATACCAAGCGCGAGCGCCGAGAGGAGCTTCGCTCTGAACTCGAAGAGGCGATAGAAGCACGGAACGAGCGCAAACAGCGGGCCGAACGACGTTCCGAGCTCGAGAACCGGCAGGCGCGTATCGACGCCGAACTGGAACAGCGCACGTCGGATATCTCCGAACTCGAAGAGAAGCGCGACTCACTCATCGAGGACGCCAAGCGTCTCGAGGACCGTGCGGAATCGCTCCGCGACCAGACACAGGCGGACCTGCTCGACAGCCACACCGAGCTCAACCAATGTGAGTTCTCGCTCGAGCAGTGCTACGACGAGCGGGCGGAGATAGACGAGGAGTTGGCCGATATTGAGTCCGAACTCTCACAGCGCGAAGACCTTCGCGAGCAGCGCGAGCAGGCGACCGAGGCGCTGCAGGACGCGCGGACACGGATCAAGGACATCGAGACAGCCGCTGTCGACTCGTTCAATCAGGAGATGGCCGACGTAATAGACCTGCTTGCATACGAGAATATCGAGCGCGTGTGGCTCGAACGCGTTGAACAGTCCGTCCGCAAGGGCCGCCAGACCGTCTCCGAAGGCCGTTTCGAGTTACACATCGTCCGAGAGTCTGCGGCGGGCGCCGCGTACGAGGACACCATCGACCATCTGTCCGAAAGTGAACGCGAAGTAATTGGGCTGGTGTTTGCCCTCGCCGGGTACCTCGTCCACGAGGTGTACAAGACGATCCCGTTCATGTTATTAGACTCCGTCGAAGCGCTCGATGCCCCCCGAATCGGCCGACTCATCGACCACTTCGAGCAGTACCCGACCTTCCTGATCGTTGCCCTCCTCTCGGAGGACGCGCAAGCGCTGGAAGCCTCCTACGACCGCGTAACGTGGGACTGA
- the gvpN gene encoding gas vesicle protein GvpN yields the protein MTDGSRDRKVRGAQIRSSREDKRKRRSTTRHDKELDRLTKPTTATTEPEPDSHLEETFIPDEQPFVETESVRRIKTRTQRWLAADRPVHLVGPTGCGKTSLAMHIARQRDRPVVWINGDADLTTSDLIGEYAETERVSERDKYIHNVMKSKDIVRDRWVDNPLTLAVREGATLVYNEFSRTKPAANNVLLSVFEEGVLELPGRRGEDRYVDVHPEFRAVLTSNSVEYAGVHEPQDALLDRLVGIYMDFYDRETEREIVRSHVSDVANDDIAYVVELVGQLRDRLDIDVGTRAAIMAAEGVAVTDAPDDEALVEVLVDVLASKLPDYEAVKDLRSQVANVVSDTEGDLS from the coding sequence ATGACGGATGGATCTCGCGACCGGAAGGTCAGAGGTGCGCAGATCCGATCGTCACGGGAAGACAAGCGGAAACGGCGCTCAACGACGCGCCACGACAAGGAACTCGATCGGTTGACCAAGCCGACTACGGCGACGACTGAGCCGGAACCTGACTCGCATCTGGAGGAGACCTTCATCCCGGACGAACAGCCGTTCGTCGAGACGGAGTCGGTCAGGCGGATCAAAACCCGAACGCAGCGGTGGTTGGCGGCTGATCGGCCAGTCCACCTCGTCGGGCCGACAGGCTGTGGGAAAACCTCGCTTGCGATGCACATCGCCCGACAGCGCGACCGGCCGGTCGTCTGGATCAACGGGGATGCCGACCTCACGACTAGCGACCTAATCGGGGAGTACGCCGAAACTGAACGCGTCTCGGAACGCGATAAGTACATCCACAATGTGATGAAAAGTAAGGACATCGTCCGGGATCGATGGGTGGATAACCCGCTCACGCTCGCCGTCAGGGAGGGAGCGACACTCGTCTACAATGAGTTCTCGCGAACCAAGCCCGCCGCGAACAACGTCTTGTTGTCGGTGTTTGAGGAAGGCGTCCTCGAGTTGCCCGGGCGACGCGGTGAGGATCGCTACGTCGATGTCCACCCCGAATTTAGAGCGGTGCTCACCTCCAACTCCGTCGAGTACGCCGGTGTGCACGAGCCCCAAGACGCACTGCTCGATCGGCTCGTAGGCATCTACATGGATTTCTACGACCGGGAGACTGAGCGTGAGATCGTGCGCTCGCACGTGAGCGACGTTGCGAACGACGACATCGCGTACGTCGTCGAACTGGTCGGTCAGTTGCGTGACCGACTGGATATCGACGTTGGGACGCGAGCGGCGATCATGGCGGCGGAAGGTGTGGCCGTCACCGATGCCCCCGACGACGAGGCGCTCGTTGAGGTTCTCGTCGACGTTCTCGCCTCGAAGCTTCCAGACTACGAGGCGGTCAAAGACCTGCGAAGTCAGGTAGCCAACGTCGTAAGCGATACCGAAGGCGACCTTTCTTAA
- a CDS encoding DUF5658 family protein, whose translation MSSDRGQSHSKLAVLITRLAGACRRCVNFSSTKRVWLLAGLLSTRLFDATVTYYGLQVGMTELNPVAVSVMNRFGAAFGLLLLSIFVLLLIGIMGEFVVPKFFQSEPTRQRMLTFVYGVPTMLWLGVCIYNLVLIGFFLN comes from the coding sequence GTGAGCTCTGATCGAGGACAGAGCCACTCCAAGCTAGCTGTACTTATCACACGACTGGCTGGTGCCTGTCGCAGATGCGTTAATTTTTCATCCACAAAACGCGTATGGCTGCTTGCTGGACTACTCTCGACGCGACTTTTCGATGCGACAGTTACCTACTATGGATTACAGGTCGGGATGACCGAGCTTAATCCGGTCGCCGTGTCGGTGATGAACCGCTTTGGAGCGGCGTTTGGATTACTACTTCTTTCGATATTTGTACTCCTGCTCATTGGCATCATGGGTGAGTTCGTCGTCCCCAAATTCTTCCAGTCCGAGCCTACGCGGCAGCGCATGCTGACGTTCGTATACGGCGTCCCCACGATGCTCTGGCTCGGTGTCTGCATCTACAATCTCGTTCTGATCGGCTTCTTTTTGAATTGA
- a CDS encoding RNA-guided endonuclease InsQ/TnpB family protein: protein MAIEATRTYVGSIQNHQQVCDGLDSLGYSASKIWNVARWTTDRVWDAISEIPDEGVLKSYMKNQACWKDLNAQSSQKVIEELSDAFQSWFDLRHKFDEANPPGYRKHGDNRPRSTVTFKEDGFKHDPKNNRVRLSKGSNLKEYWSDFLLCEYQTRPDVDLSKVKSVQNVRAVWNGDEWELHFVCKVSLETNDPAGDEVAGIDLGIKNVATVAFPDEYVLYPGNSVKQDKHYFKRAEYDTEGENGPSEKSMWARRKLTERETHFYHTLTDAIITECVERNVGTLAVSWPEDVRKSDWGTTGNKKLHSWAFDRICQYLAYKGEIRGVEVLKENEWSTSKTCSACGDDTKSNRKHRGLCVCSSCGLVGNADCNGAENMRQKITPSPHGEDRSNGCVAQPSVHLFDPDSGVFAPREQVVS from the coding sequence ATGGCGATTGAGGCCACTCGGACTTACGTTGGTTCCATCCAGAACCACCAGCAGGTCTGCGATGGCCTCGACTCGCTCGGATACTCAGCCTCCAAAATCTGGAACGTCGCACGATGGACAACAGACCGAGTTTGGGACGCAATCAGTGAAATCCCCGACGAGGGTGTGCTGAAATCGTATATGAAGAACCAAGCGTGCTGGAAAGACTTGAACGCGCAATCCAGTCAGAAAGTCATCGAAGAACTTTCCGACGCTTTCCAGTCATGGTTCGACCTGCGACACAAATTTGATGAGGCGAATCCACCCGGCTACCGAAAACACGGTGACAACCGACCACGTAGTACGGTCACGTTCAAAGAAGACGGATTCAAACACGACCCAAAGAATAACCGCGTCCGACTCAGCAAAGGCTCGAACCTCAAGGAGTATTGGTCGGACTTCCTGCTCTGTGAGTATCAGACTCGACCTGACGTTGACCTTTCAAAAGTCAAATCGGTGCAGAACGTTCGTGCCGTCTGGAACGGAGACGAATGGGAACTGCACTTCGTCTGCAAAGTCAGTCTCGAAACAAACGACCCGGCAGGTGACGAAGTAGCGGGAATCGACCTTGGCATCAAGAACGTCGCTACTGTTGCCTTCCCCGACGAATACGTCCTGTACCCCGGCAACTCGGTTAAACAGGACAAGCACTACTTCAAGCGTGCTGAGTACGACACCGAAGGCGAGAACGGCCCGTCCGAGAAGTCGATGTGGGCACGTCGAAAACTCACAGAGCGTGAGACACACTTCTACCACACGCTCACGGACGCCATTATCACCGAGTGTGTCGAACGGAACGTGGGGACACTCGCGGTGAGTTGGCCCGAAGATGTGCGAAAGTCTGACTGGGGCACAACTGGGAACAAGAAGTTGCACTCGTGGGCGTTCGACCGCATCTGCCAGTACCTCGCATACAAAGGCGAGATACGTGGAGTTGAGGTGCTGAAAGAGAACGAGTGGAGCACCTCAAAGACCTGCTCTGCGTGTGGTGACGACACGAAGTCTAACCGGAAGCACCGTGGATTGTGCGTCTGCTCGTCGTGCGGGTTGGTCGGAAACGCGGATTGCAACGGAGCGGAGAACATGCGGCAAAAGATAACTCCGAGTCCTCACGGCGAGGATAGGAGTAACGGCTGCGTGGCACAGCCATCGGTACACCTGTTCGACCCAGACAGTGGGGTTTTCGCCCCGCGAGAACAGGTTGTGTCGTAG
- the gvpM gene encoding gas vesicle protein GvpM — protein MEPTKTETHALVEFIDVLLRDGAVVQADIVVTVADVPLIGISLRAAIAGMATMTEYGLFENWDRSRRQRAQPPSSESKTLED, from the coding sequence ATGGAACCAACAAAAACCGAGACGCACGCCCTCGTCGAGTTTATCGATGTCTTGTTGCGCGACGGCGCCGTCGTCCAAGCCGACATCGTCGTGACCGTCGCCGACGTTCCGCTCATCGGAATCAGTTTGCGGGCGGCTATCGCCGGTATGGCGACGATGACCGAATACGGATTGTTCGAGAACTGGGATCGATCACGGCGACAGCGCGCGCAACCTCCCAGTAGCGAATCGAAAACTCTCGAAGACTGA
- the gvpA gene encoding gas vesicle protein GvpA: MAQPDSSSLAEVLDRVLDKGIVVDTFARISLVGIEILTVEARVVVASVDTFLHYAEEIAKIEQAELSAGVEAAPEA; the protein is encoded by the coding sequence ATGGCACAACCCGATTCGTCCAGCCTCGCGGAGGTATTGGACCGCGTCCTTGACAAAGGTATCGTCGTCGACACGTTCGCACGAATCTCGCTTGTCGGGATTGAGATCCTGACGGTGGAGGCACGTGTCGTCGTCGCCTCCGTCGACACGTTCCTCCACTACGCAGAGGAAATCGCGAAAATCGAACAGGCGGAACTGTCTGCGGGCGTCGAAGCGGCGCCCGAGGCCTGA
- the gvpJ gene encoding gas vesicle protein GvpJ → MSDPKPTRTQGDLAEMLELVLDKGVVINADIAVSIGDTELLGVELRAAIASFETAAQYGLEFPGGTQTERIEAVADGDMSAGDAPRRAESQPASESILHRESESPATNRTEGE, encoded by the coding sequence ATGAGTGATCCCAAGCCAACTCGGACGCAGGGCGACCTCGCCGAGATGCTGGAGTTGGTGCTGGATAAGGGCGTGGTAATCAATGCCGATATCGCAGTGAGCATCGGTGACACCGAACTCCTCGGCGTCGAACTGCGCGCAGCAATTGCGTCCTTCGAGACGGCCGCACAGTACGGTTTGGAGTTCCCGGGTGGCACGCAGACCGAGCGGATCGAAGCCGTCGCTGACGGAGATATGTCGGCGGGTGACGCGCCCCGGCGGGCGGAGAGCCAGCCAGCGTCGGAGTCGATCCTCCACCGAGAATCGGAATCCCCTGCGACCAACCGAACTGAGGGGGAGTAA
- the rdfA gene encoding rod-determining factor RdfA, with product MSNTNSGGAETGSVPHRGGRGPKVERVAREYGLDGLGDELVQRWTGEEGEQWSLRELADLVNRRIVQAAQSQAGVHLLDGEAENFYRLLTDDDVTAGMRTDARRSLTENGVDVDALEDAFISYQSVYNYLTKHRGVSREAQQSAERTVEREIESVRKLRARLQKVTTDVVDRWKRNDAVDLDEYDVEVDVRVTCPDCDVRLTPFALAEAAGCDCQDQGAGSNE from the coding sequence ATGTCGAACACAAACTCAGGTGGTGCCGAGACAGGAAGCGTCCCCCACCGCGGAGGGCGTGGTCCGAAGGTCGAACGGGTCGCAAGGGAGTACGGCTTGGACGGCCTCGGTGACGAGCTCGTCCAACGGTGGACCGGAGAGGAGGGCGAACAGTGGAGCCTCAGAGAGTTGGCCGACCTGGTAAATCGGCGCATTGTACAAGCAGCACAATCGCAAGCGGGCGTTCACCTCCTTGATGGGGAAGCGGAGAACTTCTACCGATTGCTGACCGACGACGATGTCACTGCGGGTATGCGGACCGACGCCCGGCGTAGTCTTACGGAGAACGGCGTCGATGTCGACGCGCTGGAAGATGCGTTCATATCGTATCAGTCGGTCTATAACTACCTGACGAAGCATCGTGGCGTGAGCCGCGAGGCTCAACAGTCAGCCGAGCGGACGGTAGAACGCGAGATCGAGTCAGTGCGGAAGCTCCGGGCGCGTCTACAAAAAGTCACGACGGATGTCGTCGACCGATGGAAGCGAAATGACGCCGTCGATCTCGACGAGTACGACGTCGAAGTCGACGTACGCGTCACGTGTCCGGACTGCGACGTTCGGTTGACCCCGTTCGCGCTTGCCGAGGCAGCGGGGTGCGACTGTCAAGACCAAGGAGCTGGTTCGAATGAGTGA
- the gvpH gene encoding gas vesicle protein GvpH: MPSNDARDSDHGKAGPSASGSLLQKLRTLLGELASLERSRSSRQRGTGEATYSGVNVDYQYDVSIGLRRETEADASTRSSAARDRRPVDPIDADDPGAVLEVQRTGNGYALTTDVPADIDEEPTVTIVPGRGQSRVVLHYGDVWSTSVMIDEPELSVERTRLNNGVFEARVRTADDSSPEETNDQ, from the coding sequence ATGCCTTCCAACGACGCCCGAGATAGTGACCACGGAAAAGCGGGCCCATCTGCCTCGGGGTCCTTGTTGCAAAAGTTGCGTACACTGCTTGGCGAACTCGCCAGTCTGGAACGGAGTCGATCGTCTCGACAACGTGGCACTGGCGAGGCAACGTACAGCGGCGTGAACGTCGACTACCAGTACGATGTCTCGATCGGGTTACGCCGAGAAACGGAGGCAGACGCGTCGACACGATCGAGCGCCGCTCGCGACCGGCGACCGGTCGACCCGATCGACGCAGACGATCCCGGGGCAGTCCTCGAAGTACAGCGCACCGGAAACGGATACGCTCTCACCACGGACGTACCCGCAGACATCGACGAAGAGCCGACCGTGACGATCGTGCCGGGACGTGGACAGTCACGAGTAGTGCTCCATTACGGCGACGTGTGGAGCACCTCCGTGATGATCGACGAACCGGAACTCTCGGTCGAACGGACGCGGCTGAATAACGGCGTATTCGAGGCGCGAGTACGCACTGCAGACGACAGCAGCCCGGAGGAAACGAATGACCAGTAA
- the gvpF gene encoding gas vesicle protein GvpF — protein sequence MAQHLYTYGVIEQDDLELEVDGVDGADRIYTVDYRTLSAVVSDIDTTDPDRTDQNVQAHNAVLQEVLQYDGGRSVVPMSFGMAFKNARTLKGVMRGARRALRSGLQDIDGTVELGVKVIGPEEHPVPEEVQVSIADRLSAVSIGETDNDLFSDRLVLNKSYLVEREQRAAFDEAIDAIEEAHGETLRVQYTGPWAPYNFVDIHIGAGQQSER from the coding sequence ATGGCCCAACATCTGTACACATACGGCGTGATCGAGCAAGACGACCTCGAGTTGGAGGTCGACGGGGTGGATGGCGCCGACCGGATATACACGGTCGATTACCGAACGCTCTCGGCCGTGGTTTCGGACATCGATACCACCGACCCCGACCGGACCGATCAGAACGTGCAGGCACACAACGCCGTGTTACAGGAAGTGCTCCAGTACGACGGCGGTCGGTCAGTCGTACCGATGAGTTTCGGCATGGCGTTCAAAAACGCACGAACACTGAAAGGGGTGATGCGAGGCGCCAGACGTGCCCTGCGTAGCGGGCTGCAGGACATCGATGGCACGGTTGAGCTCGGGGTCAAAGTCATCGGCCCAGAAGAGCACCCAGTCCCAGAGGAAGTGCAGGTGAGCATCGCGGACCGCCTCTCTGCGGTAAGCATCGGCGAGACGGACAACGACCTCTTCAGCGACCGACTGGTACTCAACAAGTCCTATCTCGTCGAACGAGAGCAACGAGCCGCCTTCGACGAGGCGATCGACGCGATCGAAGAGGCCCATGGCGAGACGCTCCGCGTACAGTACACGGGACCGTGGGCACCGTACAATTTCGTCGACATACACATCGGTGCCGGCCAGCAAAGCGAGCGGTGA
- a CDS encoding gas vesicle protein GvpK has product MQLELGDETDLHGGLTALVITIVELLIEALEHEAVRRMESNDLSETEIERLGQRLDALEDELDRLKEQTEIDDEVTELKQQLDHVVHGALDEVAHRHHSVQRADRPPGNDR; this is encoded by the coding sequence ATGCAACTGGAGCTCGGAGACGAGACCGACCTCCACGGCGGGCTCACGGCCCTCGTCATAACGATCGTCGAGTTGCTAATCGAAGCGCTCGAACACGAGGCCGTGCGACGAATGGAGTCCAACGACCTTTCCGAGACTGAAATCGAGCGCCTCGGGCAGCGACTCGACGCTCTAGAAGACGAGCTCGACCGACTGAAAGAGCAAACCGAAATCGACGACGAGGTAACCGAACTCAAACAGCAACTCGACCACGTCGTCCACGGTGCACTCGATGAGGTCGCACACCGTCATCACTCCGTACAGCGCGCTGACCGACCACCAGGCAACGACCGATGA
- the gvpL gene encoding gas vesicle protein GvpL yields the protein METETEQRYLYCLVDTSATSETEVPAKGVDDVSVRLVSHREVGAVVQDRGHPLETERLDQLKQWVMIHQRVVDKAGETFGTPLPVRFNTVLEGGDDAVSDWLASRYSQIHGELATLAGTWEYRLHLLWNSTPFEETVTEDDDELRQLIERKQQAGSGTAFLLEKKYEKRLRSLMQERRDELRSKLWRTAESIAVEVAEQPATATLEQQSSPESDKTIGCLAVRVPADAESTLGQRLDEFVDETGAAVRFTGPWPPYTFVSDL from the coding sequence GTGGAGACGGAGACTGAGCAACGGTATCTATACTGCCTCGTCGATACGTCGGCCACGAGCGAGACGGAGGTGCCGGCCAAGGGAGTCGATGACGTGTCGGTTCGCCTCGTCTCCCATAGAGAGGTCGGAGCCGTCGTACAGGACCGTGGGCATCCCCTCGAAACAGAACGCCTTGACCAACTCAAACAGTGGGTGATGATTCACCAACGCGTCGTCGATAAAGCCGGAGAGACGTTCGGGACGCCACTTCCAGTCAGGTTCAATACGGTCCTCGAAGGTGGAGACGACGCAGTCAGCGACTGGCTCGCGTCGCGGTATTCCCAGATACACGGCGAGCTTGCAACGCTGGCGGGCACGTGGGAATACCGGCTCCATCTCCTGTGGAATTCGACCCCGTTCGAAGAGACCGTGACTGAAGACGACGACGAACTGCGACAGTTGATCGAACGGAAGCAGCAGGCCGGCTCGGGGACGGCGTTCCTCCTCGAAAAAAAGTACGAAAAGCGCCTTCGGAGCCTGATGCAAGAGCGACGTGACGAACTACGGTCGAAGCTCTGGCGGACAGCCGAGTCGATCGCCGTCGAAGTGGCCGAGCAACCCGCGACGGCCACCTTAGAGCAACAGTCGTCCCCGGAGAGTGACAAGACAATTGGCTGCCTCGCCGTTCGCGTACCAGCCGACGCGGAGTCGACTCTCGGTCAGCGACTGGACGAGTTTGTAGATGAGACCGGCGCAGCCGTGCGATTTACTGGGCCGTGGCCACCGTACACGTTCGTCTCTGACCTGTAG